In uncultured Cohaesibacter sp., a genomic segment contains:
- a CDS encoding sulfotransferase, protein MAKISTELTLKRARASVKKKDILSALRVYQEVLDKFPRNKSVLGEVSEVKRKFLSNLSYPEKLIGDLKSLLESNKLKEVTFLAEMQLNKCPLVADLWRVYGIASQNLGRLTQAEKAFENVLLLSPDNVEDLLQYSNILKDQDRLEEASQYLRKAISLQPDYYKGYTNLGIILLQQGAPKEEIAQAYRTAISINPADAFAHQNLSYVVKYKADDPQIPIVEQLLKNENQDIESRINLHFAFARMKEDTGDLKTAVEHYEAAGALRQQVIGYSFQRDERLFSIIRNTAQGMKDNALPLMPGRESVTPIFVVGMPRSGTTLVEQILSSHSMVHGAGELKLLEKHGFNIALGRTEPTPKNLMRVKKAYLEDLAKLSEGKPFVVDKLPQNFLLVALICASMPHAKIVHIQRDGAATCWSSFTKNFRGKSLGYSNDLRTSAQYYKLYEGLMLFWRQMFGDRLHHLNYEQLTSHQEEETKGLIDYVGLDWEEACLSPQNNKRIVKTASLEQVRKKVYTGSSEKWRRYEPFIHGAFDILQAKEVAE, encoded by the coding sequence ATGGCAAAAATTTCAACGGAACTGACGCTGAAGCGAGCGCGTGCGTCAGTCAAAAAGAAAGATATCCTCAGCGCGCTCCGCGTTTATCAGGAAGTTCTGGACAAATTCCCGCGCAACAAAAGCGTTCTTGGGGAGGTTTCTGAAGTGAAGCGGAAATTTCTGTCGAACCTATCCTATCCGGAGAAACTGATAGGGGATCTGAAGTCTCTTCTTGAAAGCAACAAGCTCAAGGAAGTTACATTCCTGGCGGAAATGCAGCTGAATAAATGCCCTTTGGTTGCTGACCTTTGGCGGGTCTATGGCATTGCGTCGCAGAATCTCGGCCGTCTGACACAGGCAGAAAAGGCTTTCGAGAATGTTTTGCTGCTCAGTCCGGATAATGTCGAAGATCTTCTGCAATATAGCAATATCCTGAAAGATCAGGACAGACTGGAAGAAGCCAGCCAATATTTGAGAAAAGCTATCAGCCTTCAGCCGGATTATTACAAGGGCTATACAAATCTCGGTATCATTCTTCTACAGCAGGGTGCTCCCAAGGAGGAGATCGCTCAGGCTTATCGAACGGCAATTTCGATCAATCCGGCCGATGCTTTTGCACATCAGAATCTCAGTTATGTGGTTAAATACAAGGCTGACGATCCGCAAATCCCGATTGTGGAGCAGCTTCTCAAGAACGAGAATCAGGATATCGAAAGCCGGATAAATCTGCATTTCGCATTTGCCAGAATGAAAGAGGATACAGGTGATCTGAAAACGGCCGTGGAGCATTATGAGGCGGCGGGTGCCTTGCGGCAACAGGTCATCGGCTACAGTTTTCAGAGAGATGAGCGACTATTCTCGATCATCAGAAATACCGCGCAGGGCATGAAGGACAATGCGCTGCCTCTCATGCCGGGGCGCGAAAGCGTCACGCCGATATTTGTCGTTGGCATGCCACGCTCGGGCACGACGCTGGTCGAGCAGATCCTTTCCAGCCATTCAATGGTTCACGGTGCCGGTGAGCTCAAGCTGTTGGAAAAGCATGGTTTCAATATCGCGCTGGGCAGAACGGAACCGACCCCCAAAAATCTCATGCGGGTGAAAAAAGCCTATCTTGAGGATCTGGCCAAGCTGTCTGAGGGCAAGCCCTTCGTCGTTGACAAGCTGCCGCAGAATTTCCTGCTCGTTGCGCTGATTTGCGCCTCCATGCCGCATGCAAAAATCGTTCATATCCAGCGTGATGGCGCAGCCACCTGCTGGTCCAGCTTCACCAAGAATTTTCGCGGTAAGTCATTAGGCTATAGCAACGATCTGAGAACGTCGGCGCAATATTACAAGCTCTATGAAGGGCTGATGCTGTTCTGGCGGCAGATGTTTGGCGACCGTCTTCACCATCTCAATTACGAGCAACTGACGAGCCATCAGGAAGAGGAAACAAAAGGCCTGATTGACTATGTGGGGCTGGATTGGGAGGAAGCCTGCCTTTCACCCCAGAATAACAAGCGCATCGTTAAAACGGCATCTCTGGAACAGGTCCGAAAGAAGGTTTACACGGGCAGTTCCGAGAAATGGCGACGATATGAGCCCTTTATCCATGGCGCGTTCGACATATTGCAGGCCAAGGAAGTGGCCGAGTGA
- a CDS encoding LysR family transcriptional regulator, translated as MNKWIEIRSAYQVAKLGTVSAAANSLGVHRVTVSRHIDALETALGSKLFQRHGRGYTLTERGREFLSVVSQADELIRDFAGRSQALQAELSGELILASSPGLHFLFIRPAIALRKIHRNIQINIVSQNDLVKLEYGEAHVALIAGPKPSNPDYVVTRFNPMHMALYAHRSYINRRGMPESIEDFRHHDFICNLDRESCTEFERWLLDNVPAESIVYTTSQPNIANMAIMTGAAIGFLPDVYAQCHGNMEKITAVDKSWHLPVWIVTHVDMHRTEKVQSILKAIREEYKAIPRSIDEYI; from the coding sequence ATGAACAAATGGATAGAGATCCGTTCCGCCTATCAGGTGGCAAAATTGGGGACCGTCAGTGCTGCGGCAAACAGTCTTGGCGTGCATCGTGTAACAGTCAGCCGTCACATCGATGCCCTTGAAACGGCCTTGGGCTCCAAGCTGTTCCAGCGCCACGGGCGCGGCTACACCCTGACCGAGCGCGGACGTGAATTTCTCTCCGTGGTCAGTCAGGCAGACGAACTGATACGCGACTTTGCAGGACGCTCACAAGCACTCCAGGCCGAATTGTCCGGCGAGTTGATATTGGCCTCTTCTCCCGGTTTGCACTTTCTATTCATACGCCCGGCCATAGCTCTGCGCAAAATCCATCGCAACATTCAGATCAATATCGTAAGCCAGAATGATCTGGTCAAACTGGAATATGGCGAAGCCCATGTGGCGCTGATCGCCGGCCCCAAGCCGAGCAATCCCGACTATGTCGTGACGCGGTTCAATCCCATGCATATGGCGCTCTATGCCCACAGATCCTATATCAATCGCCGGGGAATGCCCGAGAGCATAGAGGATTTCCGTCACCATGATTTCATTTGCAATCTGGATCGGGAGAGTTGCACCGAGTTTGAACGATGGCTGCTTGATAATGTGCCTGCAGAGAGCATCGTATATACGACCTCCCAACCCAATATCGCCAATATGGCCATCATGACCGGTGCCGCCATCGGCTTCCTGCCAGATGTCTATGCCCAATGCCATGGCAACATGGAAAAAATCACGGCCGTCGACAAAAGCTGGCATCTGCCGGTCTGGATCGTCACCCATGTCGACATGCACCGAACGGAAAAAGTCCAGTCGATACTCAAGGCAATTCGCGAAGAATATAAAGCGATCCCAAGATCCATCGATGAGTATATCTGA
- the gpt gene encoding xanthine phosphoribosyltransferase: MSEPSPNAFPVYWEQFHRDCRALAWRLKGVSEWKAIVCITRGGLVPAAIIARELEVRMIDTVCVASYHDYENQGDMQVLKPIDPTVIDVEGGEGEGVLIIDDLVDTGKTAKVVRSMLPKAHFATVYAKPKGRPLVDTFVTEVSQDTWIYFPWDMGLQFQAPIAK, from the coding sequence ATGTCCGAACCATCACCAAACGCTTTCCCGGTCTATTGGGAGCAATTCCATCGGGACTGTCGCGCGCTGGCTTGGCGTCTGAAAGGCGTTTCCGAATGGAAGGCAATTGTCTGTATCACGCGCGGCGGGCTCGTTCCGGCGGCGATCATTGCCCGCGAGCTGGAAGTACGGATGATCGATACGGTCTGCGTTGCTTCCTACCATGATTATGAAAATCAGGGTGATATGCAGGTGCTCAAGCCGATTGATCCGACCGTTATCGATGTCGAAGGCGGGGAAGGCGAAGGCGTTCTGATCATCGACGATCTGGTCGATACGGGCAAAACCGCCAAGGTTGTCCGCTCGATGCTGCCGAAGGCACATTTTGCGACCGTTTATGCCAAGCCCAAAGGGCGTCCGCTGGTGGATACTTTCGTCACCGAAGTGTCGCAGGATACGTGGATCTATTTCCCGTGGGACATGGGCCTGCAGTTTCAGGCTCCGATTGCCAAATAG
- a CDS encoding competence/damage-inducible protein A yields MSETLITAAILIIGDEILSGRTKDKNIGFIADYLTQLGIDLKEVRIVSDDQDAIVEAVNALRARCTYVFTSGGIGPTHDDITADAMAAAFGVGIDHDPRAMAILEAHYAKMPNAEFNEARKRMARIPFGADLIENKVSSAPGFRLENVHVMAGVPSVMQAMMDAIAPTLKTNAQVISETIDSGVGEGLVAGPLAALSKDHPNVVIGSYPYMRQDLFATNIVMRSRSREDLDKAVKAVHDMLENLKGQTQKQF; encoded by the coding sequence ATGAGTGAGACTTTGATTACAGCGGCTATATTGATAATTGGTGACGAGATTCTTTCCGGTCGCACCAAGGACAAGAATATTGGTTTCATCGCAGATTATCTCACTCAGCTGGGCATCGACCTCAAGGAAGTCCGGATCGTTTCCGATGATCAGGATGCGATCGTTGAGGCGGTCAATGCGCTGCGGGCCCGCTGTACCTATGTCTTCACCAGTGGCGGTATCGGGCCGACCCATGATGACATCACGGCGGATGCAATGGCGGCTGCCTTCGGTGTCGGTATCGACCATGACCCGCGGGCGATGGCCATTCTGGAGGCCCATTATGCCAAAATGCCCAACGCGGAATTCAATGAGGCGCGCAAGCGGATGGCGCGCATTCCCTTCGGGGCTGACCTCATCGAGAACAAGGTGTCCAGCGCTCCGGGCTTCCGGCTGGAGAATGTGCATGTCATGGCCGGGGTGCCCTCTGTGATGCAGGCCATGATGGATGCAATCGCGCCGACGCTGAAGACCAATGCGCAGGTCATCAGCGAGACCATTGACAGCGGCGTGGGGGAAGGGCTTGTTGCCGGACCTCTGGCTGCCTTGTCGAAGGATCATCCCAATGTCGTTATCGGCTCCTACCCCTATATGCGGCAAGATCTGTTTGCCACCAATATCGTCATGCGCTCCCGTTCGCGCGAAGATCTGGACAAAGCGGTCAAGGCCGTGCATGACATGCTGGAAAATTTGAAAGGGCAGACACAGAAGCAATTCTGA
- the sfsA gene encoding DNA/RNA nuclease SfsA produces the protein MKFDKPLIPGRLIERYKRFLADVELEDGTVITAHCANPGSMLGLKDAGSRVWLSKSDNPKRKLAYSWELLELDEAMIGINTAHPNRIVEEAILARQITELAGYEHLRREVKYGKNSRIDLLLQDEAKADCYVEVKNVHLLRQPGLAEFPDSVTKRGAKHLAELSDMVKEGHRAVMLYLVQRTDADRFALAGDIDPAYAEAFAQATSQGVEAIVYLCDISTSEITLSRPLPFA, from the coding sequence ATGAAATTTGACAAGCCCCTCATTCCCGGCCGCCTGATAGAGCGCTACAAGCGCTTCCTTGCCGATGTGGAACTGGAGGACGGAACCGTCATCACGGCCCATTGTGCCAATCCCGGTTCCATGCTCGGCCTCAAGGATGCCGGAAGCCGGGTCTGGCTCTCCAAATCGGACAATCCCAAGCGCAAACTGGCCTATAGCTGGGAATTGCTTGAGCTGGATGAAGCCATGATCGGCATCAACACCGCCCATCCCAATCGCATCGTCGAGGAAGCCATTCTGGCCAGACAGATAACCGAACTGGCAGGCTATGAGCATCTCAGACGAGAAGTGAAATATGGCAAGAACAGCCGCATCGATCTGTTGTTGCAGGATGAAGCCAAGGCCGACTGCTATGTCGAGGTCAAGAATGTGCATCTGCTACGCCAGCCCGGATTGGCCGAATTTCCCGATTCGGTCACCAAACGCGGCGCCAAGCATCTGGCAGAGCTTTCAGACATGGTCAAGGAGGGACATCGCGCCGTGATGCTCTATCTGGTGCAGCGAACCGACGCCGATCGCTTTGCTCTGGCGGGTGACATTGACCCCGCATATGCCGAAGCCTTTGCGCAGGCAACAAGTCAGGGCGTGGAAGCCATCGTCTATCTGTGCGACATATCGACAAGCGAAATCACCCTCTCCCGTCCCCTGCCTTTCGCATAG
- the map gene encoding type I methionyl aminopeptidase: MVNYIDANSAPLRNTGDIRLYDEEAFEGMRRAGQLAARALDGVAKLVQPGVPTQVIDDYIRDFGEENNALPATLNYRGYRKYTCTSINHVVCHGIPNEKPLKEGDIVNVDVTYILDGWYGDSSRMYPVGAIRRAAERLIEVTYESLMIGIEQAKPGKTTGDIGAAIQEYAESERCGVVRDFCGHGVGRLFHDAPNILHYGNWGEGIELKPGMIFTIEPMINLGKPHVKVLKDGWTAVTRDKSLSAQFEHSIGITETGCEIFTLSPEGLDKPPYTIA, translated from the coding sequence ATGGTAAATTATATTGATGCCAATAGCGCGCCCTTGCGCAACACCGGAGACATCCGCCTTTATGACGAAGAAGCATTCGAGGGCATGCGCCGGGCCGGACAACTGGCAGCACGGGCTCTGGATGGTGTCGCCAAACTGGTCCAGCCGGGCGTTCCGACACAGGTGATCGACGATTACATTCGTGACTTTGGCGAGGAAAACAACGCCCTGCCAGCTACCCTCAACTATCGTGGCTACAGAAAATATACCTGCACTTCGATCAATCATGTGGTCTGCCATGGTATTCCCAACGAAAAGCCGCTCAAGGAAGGCGATATCGTCAATGTCGATGTCACCTATATTCTTGATGGCTGGTATGGCGACAGCTCCCGCATGTATCCGGTCGGGGCGATCAGGCGCGCTGCCGAGCGTCTGATCGAGGTCACATATGAGTCTCTCATGATCGGCATCGAGCAGGCCAAGCCGGGCAAGACCACTGGCGACATCGGAGCCGCCATTCAGGAATATGCCGAAAGTGAACGCTGCGGCGTGGTGCGCGATTTCTGCGGCCATGGCGTCGGCCGCCTCTTCCACGATGCCCCCAATATCCTGCATTATGGCAATTGGGGCGAAGGCATCGAGCTGAAACCGGGCATGATCTTCACCATCGAACCGATGATCAATCTGGGCAAGCCCCATGTCAAAGTGCTCAAGGATGGCTGGACAGCCGTCACCAGAGACAAGAGCCTGTCTGCCCAGTTTGAGCATTCCATCGGCATCACCGAGACAGGCTGCGAGATCTTCACCCTGTCACCGGAAGGCCTCGACAAGCCTCCCTATACTATAGCCTGA
- the radC gene encoding DNA repair protein RadC has protein sequence MGEQKEASGKPHYAGHRDRLRQKFRDSGADALHDYELLELILFRAIPRKDTKPLAKDLLARFGSFAEVITAPDHLLMEFAGVKQSVVTELKLIHAAAAKFAEDRVKDRPVLSSWNSVIDYCRTSMAFNDIEQFRILFLDKKNALITDEVQQTGTVDHTPVYTREVVKRALELSATAIIMVHNHPSGDPTPSRADIDMTKQVSDACERLGITLHDHIIVARNGHTSFKSLGLI, from the coding sequence ATGGGCGAGCAGAAGGAAGCATCGGGCAAGCCCCACTATGCGGGACACAGGGACAGGTTGCGGCAGAAATTCCGCGACTCCGGCGCTGATGCCCTGCATGATTATGAGTTGCTCGAACTGATCCTCTTTCGCGCCATTCCACGCAAGGATACCAAACCGCTCGCCAAGGACCTGCTGGCCCGTTTCGGCTCTTTCGCCGAAGTGATCACGGCGCCGGACCATCTGTTGATGGAATTTGCCGGCGTCAAGCAGTCGGTTGTCACCGAACTCAAGCTTATCCATGCCGCAGCGGCGAAATTTGCCGAGGACCGGGTCAAGGATCGCCCGGTGCTCTCGTCATGGAACTCGGTCATAGACTATTGCCGCACTTCGATGGCCTTCAACGATATCGAGCAGTTTCGCATCCTGTTTCTGGACAAGAAAAACGCGCTGATCACCGATGAGGTGCAACAGACAGGCACCGTCGATCATACCCCGGTCTATACAAGGGAAGTGGTCAAGCGCGCGCTGGAGCTTTCGGCAACAGCCATCATCATGGTGCACAACCATCCCAGCGGCGATCCCACCCCGTCTCGCGCCGATATCGACATGACAAAGCAGGTATCAGATGCCTGCGAGCGGCTGGGCATCACGCTGCATGATCACATCATCGTGGCACGCAATGGGCACACCAGCTTCAAGAGTCTGGGGCTGATCTGA
- the cueR gene encoding Cu(I)-responsive transcriptional regulator has translation MVNISQAAEVAALPVKTLRYYEDIGLVVPGRKENGYRDYAKEDLTRLRLIGRARKLGFSIEDCRNLLALQADRQRASADVKRIAQAHLREIDEKIAELQSLRSDLAPLVAACKGDEGAECAILKDLVEPH, from the coding sequence ATGGTGAATATCAGTCAGGCTGCAGAAGTCGCGGCGTTGCCGGTCAAGACGCTGAGATATTATGAGGATATCGGTCTGGTGGTGCCGGGGCGGAAGGAAAATGGCTATCGTGATTATGCCAAGGAAGACCTGACGCGGCTTCGTCTGATCGGTCGGGCAAGAAAACTGGGCTTCAGTATCGAGGATTGCCGCAATCTGCTGGCCTTGCAGGCCGACAGGCAGCGGGCCAGCGCAGATGTGAAGCGCATTGCACAGGCACATTTGCGGGAGATCGACGAAAAGATTGCCGAGCTGCAATCCCTGCGATCGGATCTGGCCCCGCTGGTCGCTGCCTGCAAAGGGGACGAGGGGGCGGAATGCGCCATTCTGAAGGATCTGGTCGAGCCGCACTGA
- a CDS encoding branched-chain amino acid ABC transporter permease LivH (LivHMGF is the membrane component of the LIV-I/LS branched-chain amino acid transporter), with amino-acid sequence MEYFIQQLINGVTLGSIYGLIAIGYTMVYGIIGMINFAHGDIFMVGAFIALITLLAITAMGITFLPVVLLIVLIVSMLMTSVWGWSVERIAYRPLRGSFRLAPLITAIGMSIVLQNFVQVVQGARVKPLPPQITGGITIMEKDGFLVQLSYMQILIIVTTVLLMAGFTLLINKTSLGRAQRACEQDQKMASLLGVNVDRTISLTFVMGAALASVAGVMFLLYYGVIDFYIGFLAGVKAFTAAVLGGIGSLPGAMLGGLLIGLIETFWSGYFSVEYKDVAAFSILAIVLIFMPSGLLGKPEVEKV; translated from the coding sequence ATGGAATATTTTATTCAACAGCTGATTAATGGCGTCACACTGGGGTCGATTTACGGCCTGATTGCCATCGGCTATACCATGGTCTATGGCATTATTGGCATGATCAACTTTGCCCATGGTGACATTTTCATGGTTGGTGCATTCATTGCACTGATCACACTGCTGGCGATTACTGCCATGGGGATCACTTTTCTTCCGGTCGTTCTGTTAATCGTCCTGATCGTTTCCATGCTGATGACTTCGGTCTGGGGCTGGAGTGTCGAGCGCATCGCCTATCGCCCTCTGCGCGGATCATTTCGCCTGGCGCCGTTGATCACGGCGATCGGCATGTCCATCGTGCTGCAGAATTTCGTTCAGGTCGTTCAGGGCGCACGCGTAAAGCCCCTTCCTCCACAAATCACCGGTGGCATCACCATCATGGAGAAGGATGGTTTTCTGGTTCAGCTGTCCTACATGCAGATACTGATCATCGTCACGACGGTTTTGCTGATGGCCGGTTTTACGCTTCTGATCAACAAGACCTCGCTGGGCAGGGCGCAGCGTGCCTGTGAACAGGATCAGAAGATGGCGTCCCTGTTGGGTGTCAACGTGGATCGCACCATCTCGCTCACCTTCGTCATGGGCGCAGCGCTGGCCTCTGTCGCCGGTGTCATGTTCCTGCTCTATTATGGCGTGATCGATTTCTATATCGGCTTCCTTGCCGGTGTGAAGGCCTTCACCGCAGCCGTTCTGGGCGGCATCGGGTCACTGCCGGGTGCCATGCTGGGGGGTCTGTTGATCGGCCTCATCGAGACATTCTGGTCCGGCTATTTCTCCGTTGAATATAAAGATGTGGCAGCCTTCTCGATCCTCGCCATCGTATTGATCTTCATGCCGTCCGGCCTGCTGGGCAAGCCAGAAGTGGAGAAGGTATAA
- the livM gene encoding high-affinity branched-chain amino acid ABC transporter permease LivM gives MSDFLNTRVGAALKDAALAAVITLLLASVLVGLKTKTEQGGLAITGNWGLVAWMVGIVFVGRLLMSLLVWRGQNPVANAMNSILPKQDTVGKIGKLVGPLLLLFALTLPFYGSRYAIDLGILVLTYIMLGWGLNIVVGLAGLLDLGYVAFYAVGAYSYALLAQYFDLSFWVCLPLAGILAAFWGMILGFPVLRLRGDYLAIVTLAFGEIIRVVLLNWYEFTGGPDGISRIPRPSFFGLEFERKGGFAEFFGLQYDSMHRVIFLFYLILALALLTNFVTMRMRKLPIGRAWEALREDEIACRSLGINTTNTKLTAFALGAMFGGFAGAFFATRQGFISPESFTFMESAIILAIVVLGGLGSQLGVVVASIVMIGGFEVFRDLEDLRMLVFGLLMVGIMIWKPRGIVSSRAPSVYLKEKKSVSGDLVAEGEG, from the coding sequence ATGTCAGACTTTTTGAATACGCGCGTAGGAGCGGCGTTGAAGGACGCAGCCCTCGCCGCGGTGATAACCCTTCTGCTCGCCTCCGTGCTGGTGGGACTGAAAACCAAGACCGAACAGGGCGGACTGGCCATCACTGGCAACTGGGGCCTTGTCGCATGGATGGTTGGCATCGTCTTTGTCGGTCGCCTGCTCATGAGCCTGCTGGTCTGGCGCGGTCAAAATCCGGTTGCCAACGCCATGAATTCGATCCTGCCCAAGCAGGATACCGTTGGCAAGATTGGCAAGCTGGTCGGCCCGCTGCTGCTGCTGTTTGCCCTCACCCTGCCCTTCTATGGCAGTCGTTATGCAATCGATCTGGGCATTCTGGTTCTCACCTATATCATGCTTGGCTGGGGCCTTAATATCGTGGTCGGTCTGGCCGGTCTGCTTGACCTTGGCTATGTGGCCTTCTATGCGGTGGGTGCCTATTCCTACGCCCTGCTGGCGCAATATTTCGACCTGTCCTTCTGGGTCTGTTTGCCGCTTGCCGGTATTCTCGCCGCCTTCTGGGGCATGATCCTGGGCTTCCCGGTATTGCGTCTGCGTGGTGACTATCTGGCCATCGTGACCCTGGCATTCGGGGAAATCATCCGCGTTGTCCTGCTCAACTGGTATGAATTCACCGGTGGTCCGGACGGCATTTCCCGCATTCCACGCCCGTCCTTCTTCGGCCTCGAATTTGAACGCAAGGGTGGCTTTGCCGAATTCTTCGGACTGCAATATGACTCCATGCACCGGGTTATCTTCCTGTTCTATCTCATTCTGGCCCTCGCGCTTCTGACCAACTTCGTGACCATGCGCATGCGCAAACTGCCGATCGGTCGTGCCTGGGAAGCCTTGCGCGAAGACGAGATCGCCTGCCGTTCACTGGGCATCAACACCACCAACACCAAACTGACAGCCTTTGCGCTGGGTGCGATGTTCGGCGGCTTTGCCGGAGCCTTCTTCGCCACCCGTCAGGGCTTCATTTCGCCTGAAAGCTTCACCTTCATGGAATCGGCCATCATTCTGGCCATCGTGGTTCTGGGTGGTCTTGGCAGCCAGCTCGGCGTTGTGGTCGCCTCCATCGTCATGATTGGCGGCTTCGAAGTCTTCCGCGATCTGGAAGATCTCCGCATGCTCGTCTTCGGCCTGCTGATGGTCGGCATCATGATCTGGAAACCGCGCGGCATTGTCTCGAGCAGAGCCCCGTCGGTCTATCTGAAAGAAAAGAAATCCGTATCTGGTGATCTTGTTGCGGAGGGAGAAGGATGA
- a CDS encoding ABC transporter ATP-binding protein, with product MSSWKENPILTVEHLTMRFGGLVAVDDLSFEVGRSDITALIGPNGAGKTTVFNCVTGFYKPTEGRVTMNRSNGQKYLLERIPDFEIAHHAKVARTFQNIRLFGGMTVLENLMIAQHNKLMQASLFSIGGIFGIKSFRQSEKDSVKKATEWLERIDLIDRADDPAADLPYGDQRRLEIARAMCTNPELLCLDEPAAGLNPRETSDLNGLLRSIREIDKTAVLLIEHDMSMVMEISDHVVVLDYGVKISDGDADFVQNDPRVIAAYLGVDDDEVDDAEAEANVAQAEGAKS from the coding sequence ATGAGCAGCTGGAAAGAAAATCCGATCCTCACCGTTGAGCATCTCACCATGCGATTCGGCGGTCTGGTTGCGGTCGACGATCTCTCCTTCGAGGTCGGACGCAGCGACATTACGGCCCTGATCGGCCCCAATGGCGCCGGCAAGACAACCGTGTTCAACTGCGTCACCGGCTTCTACAAGCCGACCGAAGGGCGCGTCACCATGAACCGGTCAAACGGGCAGAAATATCTGCTTGAGCGCATTCCCGATTTCGAGATTGCCCATCACGCAAAGGTCGCCCGAACCTTCCAGAATATCCGCCTCTTTGGTGGCATGACGGTTCTGGAAAATCTTATGATCGCCCAGCATAACAAGCTGATGCAGGCATCTCTCTTCTCGATCGGCGGCATTTTTGGCATCAAATCCTTCCGCCAATCGGAGAAGGACTCGGTCAAGAAGGCAACCGAATGGCTCGAACGCATCGATCTGATTGATCGCGCCGACGATCCCGCAGCCGATCTGCCCTATGGTGACCAGCGTCGTCTCGAGATTGCCCGTGCCATGTGCACCAATCCCGAGCTTCTCTGCCTTGACGAACCCGCCGCAGGCCTCAACCCGCGTGAAACCAGCGACCTCAACGGTCTTCTGCGTTCCATCCGTGAAATCGACAAGACAGCCGTCCTGCTCATTGAGCATGACATGTCGATGGTGATGGAAATCTCGGACCATGTGGTCGTGCTCGATTATGGTGTCAAAATCTCCGATGGCGATGCCGATTTCGTGCAGAATGATCCTCGCGTCATTGCCGCCTATCTTGGTGTTGACGATGACGAAGTTGACGATGCGGAAGCCGAAGCAAACGTCGCACAAGCAGAGGGAGCAAAATCATGA
- a CDS encoding ABC transporter ATP-binding protein: MSDVLLSLRGVKTYYGKIVALRGIDLDVHRGEIVTVIGANGAGKSTTMMTICGVTRAREGQIVYDGENITTLPTHQIVRKAIAQSPEGRRIFGRMTVLENLQMGAAVIDYAHFDEDLRMVFDLFPILEKRQGQRGGTLSGGEQQMLAIGRALMARPKLLMLDEPSLGLAPLVVKQIFEVVKELNEKQGLTVFLVEQNAYHALRLAHRGYVMINGQITMSGGGQELLSNPEVQAAYLEGGRH; this comes from the coding sequence ATGAGTGATGTCCTCCTCAGCCTGAGAGGCGTTAAAACCTACTATGGCAAGATCGTTGCCCTGCGCGGCATCGACCTTGATGTCCACCGCGGTGAAATCGTAACGGTGATCGGCGCCAATGGTGCAGGCAAATCCACCACGATGATGACCATCTGCGGCGTAACCCGCGCCCGTGAAGGCCAGATCGTCTATGATGGCGAAAATATCACCACCCTGCCGACCCACCAGATTGTCAGAAAAGCCATTGCCCAGTCCCCTGAAGGACGCCGCATTTTTGGCCGCATGACGGTGTTGGAAAATCTGCAAATGGGTGCAGCAGTCATCGATTACGCGCATTTCGATGAAGATCTGCGCATGGTGTTCGATCTGTTCCCGATCCTTGAAAAGCGTCAGGGCCAGCGCGGCGGCACCCTCTCGGGTGGCGAGCAGCAAATGCTGGCAATCGGACGCGCCCTGATGGCCCGTCCCAAGCTTCTGATGCTGGATGAACCATCTCTGGGTCTTGCCCCTCTGGTGGTCAAGCAGATCTTCGAAGTGGTCAAGGAACTGAACGAGAAACAGGGTCTTACCGTATTCCTCGTCGAACAGAACGCCTACCATGCCCTGCGGCTGGCCCATCGTGGCTATGTCATGATCAACGGCCAGATTACCATGTCGGGTGGCGGTCAGGAACTTCTCTCCAATCCGGAAGTTCAGGCAGCCTATCTCGAAGGCGGGCGGCATTAA